One Triticum dicoccoides isolate Atlit2015 ecotype Zavitan chromosome 3B, WEW_v2.0, whole genome shotgun sequence genomic window, ATGAAATATGTTTTGCCCATATGCCATTATTCACCCATATGCCATGATTCACCTGCATACTGTTGTTTACTAAGCATTGTTTGAAATAAAGGATGTTGTTTACTAAGTAAATGCTGTTAGAGTAAAGGCTGTTACTAGGTTGTTATTTAAAGTAAATGTTGATGTTTACTTAGCAATATTTAGAGTAAAGGCTGCTGTCTAATAAGCATTGTTTTATACATAGCGACTTTATCCATTTTATTCTTTGTACTTCGTTGTCATTGACTGATTTTGTTTTCACATTTTGAAGATacgtgctgaagaagaagaagacccggTGAGAGAGAATGATAAGCAGAAGGAAGTTGATGCATGTGCAATGATGATGGATACAACCATGTTTGATGCAACAAATCCTATGATGGAATGGTTGAATGAGGATGAGGAGCATGCAATCTTGGATGGAGTTGATGCTGCTAGTGTCGTATTTGAGAAAATACGTTTGCTTAACTCAAGTAGGAAAGTTTCTCGTCTTGCAAGGAAGGACAATGGCAGGAAAAGAAAGagggtagaggaagaagaggatgactACCATGAtagtgaggatgatgatgaagaaaatgaggagctGGACCTGgaaattgatgatgatgatgatagccaTGATGATGGTGCAAGTCAATCTGATGGAGGAGATTCGCCAATGCAAGTTGAAAAGGATTTAACAAGCCAAGTTGGAAACAATGTTGAGGTAACAAGTGATGGTAGTTTGGTGAACCGTAGATCTGAACGGGTTAGGCAAGCAAAGAAGGTCAAGGAGGTCACCAGCCTTTACAATTGACAAGTAAGTTCCTTGTGATGACATCAAAAATTTCCCATTTATGCACTTTCTTATATTCTGTCAtaaacatgtggtgtttgctttaGTCCATATGATTTTATATGTTGTTTCAATTGGGGTTGCCATCTATTAACTGTTGTTTCTGCCATCTACTTGATGTTTATATAATTCACAATGCGTTAGTCCATATGATTCTATATGGTGTTTCAATTGGGGCTGCCATCTATGAGTTATTGCTGTCATCTACTTGTAATGTTTATATAATTCACAATGCTTTAGTCCATCTAAATTTATATGTAGTCTTAATTTGGGCTGTCATCTATGAGTTGTTTCTTCCGTCTACTTGTAATATTTATATAATTCACATTGTTTCTGCCCATAtgattttatatgttgttctaattGCGGTTGCCATCATTGAGTTGTTGTTTCTGCCATCTACTTGTAATGTTTATATAATTCACAATGCTTTAATTGCAAGGTTAAGCGGCATGGGAGCAAAAGAGCTTTTGGTTTGATGAAGACTAACGGGTGGATGAACAGGAAGTCCGAAGTAAAGGTCTCTGTTCGATTCAATACTTTTGGTGCAAGACTCAAGAGTTGAAGAACAGGAAGTCTGAATTGAACTTTCTGTTTGTATTTTGGGGTCGGCATAATTGAACTTCGAATGCCGTGTTAAATTCATTGTGGACTGTAATTCTGAACCGTTATGGGTGTTCGTTTCGACTCTTGGTAGAACTATTAAGTCGCATGTTACTCTTAGTATCTGAACTAGCAAGTCACATGTTAATCTGGACTATCATGTTGCTTTTCTAATGGTTGCTGCTCTCCAAATTGATCCACTATGCTATTGTCTGAATGGTTGCAACTAGAGTGTTGATGTTCAGTCTGATACGTAGTGATTTGATGAATAGATTCAGCTGTTTGATTTTTACATGCATATTTTGCTAAAAGTTCTGAATACTCATCTGTTGTTCTGTTGTATTTCAAAATTTTAGGCAAATTTCGCCCATTTTTCGTTCATTTTTCGTTCAATTTTCGTCCCAAAATTCAAATTTTATTTTATGATTTTCGTCCGAGATTTTCCGAAAAAATCCGAAAAATCCGAATTTCGCCCATTTCGTCCAGGACCGGTAAAAATCAAAAAATGAAATCCGAAATTCTGGGCACGAACCCTAGCCCTCTCGCTTGCGTGTGCGTGCTCGTCACCGCCTTTCCTCCTGCTTCCCCATTGTTGCCGCGACGCCTCCACCGGCTACCATAGAATGATGGCCGATGGGAGTACAAGACAGGGAAGACGCCAGCGTTGGCCCGTCGCTTAGGCTGCTGGTGTCGCACGTGCTCCTTCCGGTGAAGTTCAGGATCAAGCGACGACCCGGGCTGAGCTCGTGCTACAGTGATAAACGGTGGTGAATAGTAGCTACAATATCTACAATTAACAAAGGAGCTTGCTGCCACGCCCCAGGCCATGGCCAGTGTAGCCTGGGGCCTGGCTACACCACTGGTCGCACTGGTCAGGTCTGGGCAGAAGGCCGGCCCCTGCGGGGGAAAGGAGCGGGGGTTGGTGCAGCGGCAAATGAGGACGGGGTCGGCCGTGGAGGGAGGCTCGCCGGACGGAGCAGTCGGAGCAAGGAGGCAGGGTCGGCCATGGAGGGATTTTGCTTTGGGGTCGATTCAGTTTGCTGTTCTCTCCTGATCGAGCCGCTGCATTGTTCCACCTTTCGCTTTGAGGTTAGATCATGCATTTCCTACAAGATGTTCGATGAAATGCGTATATGATGTTCGATGAAATGACAGTTTGCTGACCCTTTTTCTGTGTAGTTTGTTGTCGCTGCCTTGGAGCCGCGCAGGGGGCCGCCGCCAAGGACCTCCCCGAGATCCTCTATCGTGTCCTCCACGGCCCCCCGCGACGAGCGCAAGGACCAGGACGACGTCGCCGTGGCGGCCCCGGGggcaagagcggcaagcggcgctgcGTCGGCGGCGGCAGGGCCGCCGCGGCTGAGGCCGCCAAGGCCCGGCGCGAGAAGGAGGCGGAGCACGCGCAGGCCGTGCCCGCGCGCTACGACTCTGACGAGGCCTTCCGCAACCTCTACGACGGCGTTGCCGACCTCTTCGCCGGGCTGCTCAAGTCGAGCCTGGAGCACCTGCGCGCGGGCGACACGGCCAAGATCGCGTTCGCCGCCAAGTGAGGCCATCGCGCGTCGCGTCTTCCCGCACGACTCGAGCCCCGAGTACCTCGCCATCCCCCACAAGCACTACGCCTGCCGCGTCCGCAACCGGCTCCGCTGCGAGGTACAGGTGCCTCTCCGCAAGGTGCTCGAGCTCCCCGTGGTCTACATGAGCGCCTGCAAGTGGGACGAGCTGCCCTACGCGCGCGTGGCGTCCACGGCCATGCGCCAGTACAAGGAGGCGTCCTGGATGGTGCTTCTTTCTTCTGGTAATGCACTGCTCCTTAGCTTTTTTCTTTGCATTTCTTATGAGTTTTGCGTATGCTGCTGCCTCTGCAATTGATGGTATGTGCTTTCTTTTGCTTGGTATaatctttgtgtgtgtgttttcTGGCGATAGATCATGGGGTCGGTGACGGCGGCCGGAAACCAGGAGGGCTGGCCGAGAAAGAGGGTGAGGACGTGGGGATTGAAGAGGGTATGTTCCTGGTTTCATCACCGCACTAATTAGTCACTTATCTACTAATATTTTATCATGTCTGTGTTGAGGATATCTTTACATGCAAATCACAGTTTCCCATACTGAGCTATACTGTTTTCTCATGTTTTCTTCAGGTTCCTATGCATATTGTTcatttcaagggtaaagtattgaTGTCATCGTCAAGTCATGTAGACTAATTGCAGAACAAATCTATACTTTTGTTGGGACTAAAAGTGAAAACGATAATTGGGACCAAAACTATGCATTTCTAGGAAATAATAAATAAGCAAAAGGAGTATCCACGGGATGGAGCAGAGGCCAGCGTGGGGCGCAAGGAGCAGCAGTGGCAGAATGGTGCTGCTTGCCGGGCATTGGCCCTCGGATGAATTTGACGCCCGAGTCGAGCTGACGAGCCCCATGGTATCTCCTCCTACCTCCCGATCCACTATTGCTCATTCTCCTCCTCTCTCCATATTTATTTCTTCTTGCTTGAAAGTCTCTTCCATGTAGATCATTGCAAAGTAGTTTATGGCTCAGTATATCATTGCAGGTTCCCACCGTCCAAATTCAGTGTTTCTGTATTTTTGTCGATGCAAGCCTATTCTTCGACTATAAAATAGCAGGGATTTCTTTTCTTATCAATTCTAATCCCTTTGTGATGCATTGTAGGTTTGCTATCAATCTCTCAAAAAGGAAAAACGACATTACTTTGTTATTGGGAGAAACTTCCAGTAGAGTCGCTACCTTGACAGAGATAAATATGCGATCAAGGATATATTCAGTGGTTTTTTGAGGAAAAAACTTGGAGGATATTTTTGCAGGTTTATCGCTTGCCTTATTGCTTTATCATGGCGTATTCGTCTCTTCTTATCCAAGAAAGGGCCTTCTTCATGTTTGCAGATAGTTTGGTGCTCTCATGGTTATTTTGTCGAGATTCTCCTTCTGTTCATTATTTGGGAACCATCTCCTGCAGCTCAGCTACTGTCCAGCTGCTGCCCTTATGGTGATTGAttaatggtgtatgttttcctattAGTTTCTCTGTATGCCAATGTCTGAATTATATCTCGACGTTTTACATTTCTCCCGGCCTTGGATTCCCTGAGATGTGCTATTCGTAGGCATGCACTTTCTAATAAAATTATGGCAATCAATTTGAACAAGTACTATATCTAGCTACAACAACCTATTGTTTATGTTCCTTGCTTTCGCAAATAGTAGTTTATAGTCTATATCTGCCAAATATCTACACATTAGTTTAGCCACAAAGTAAGATGCCATACTTTAGTCGTGGGTTTGTTATTCTGCTATCGTTTCATGTTGATTAGCCATGATAAATCTAATTTCTAGAGTAGTAGATGATTCATGTCAGGTTTGTTTTAGAGATCGAAATATGGTCTGACTCTGAAATAAGTAGTACGGCGTCCAGTTCGGCATAGGTAGTAGAAAGAATACTAATCCCATTTACATACTGTACAAAAACTGAATGGCCTTCTAAAGCTCTGAAACTACTATTTGTTGTGTAATATGTATCCCCTTTTCATACTTTGTATATGCTTTCTACTTAGTAGGCCAAAGTACATGAGAACGATGGCCTACAGGATGTGAATTGCACTAAAATATGTACAGGTTTTGTGCCGGACTAACTGTCAGTATAGTATTTCAGGTGCTTCTTCTGTAACTTGATGGAAGCTAGGAGGGCCGAGATGAGCATCCGGCTTCCTGGGTCTAAGCCATCGAGATGGTAGAGAGGTTGTTTCCATGTCATCTACTCTAGCAGCCGGACAGGGCATATAAAAACCATGGATCCTTGCTCCCCAGGCCGCAAAATGGACACAGTGATGTCTACGACCTCCTCCTAGATGTATTAATCTCAATCTCATGTTTGgtttttgtcggtgtcaaaaccggcggatttcgggtagggggtcctgaactgtgtgtttaggcggatggtaacaggagacaagggacatgatgtttttacccaggtccgggccctttcagtggaggtaaaaccctactcctgcttgattaatattgatggtatgggtattacaagagttgatctaccacgagatcagagaggctaaaccctagaagctagcctatgatatgattgttgttcgtcctacgaactaaaactcttcggtttatatagacaccggagagggctagggttacacagagtcggttataatgggaggagatcttcatatcgtatcgccaagcttgccttccacgtcaagaaaagtccctatccggacatgggacggagtcttcaatcttgtatcttcatagtccgggagtccggccaaaggtcatagtccggccatccggacaccccctaatccaggactgcctcagtagcccccgaaccaggcttcaatgacgacgagtccggcgcgcaaattgtcttcggcattgcaaggcgggttcttctccagcttcatatacttgtagaatagtgtccggcttctgataaatgttgcgctccttggcttccacacccAATAAAGGCCATTTTCCACATGTcgaacgaatgtgaaaagccagggtatttttgcaTTTCCCCCCCTAGCGACTCAAATAAGCTGTCTATAAAAAGAGACGGGGATCTAGATCTGAACCACACCATCTCCCCTTCGCAAGCTTTCATCAAAGCACTTCTgaccaaaaaatccattccatcatggacagccgacgcggctcctcctctcgcgctcccagccccaagcctggggattgggagagatgctcggtCCCGCATAGTGAACtcgtagtgcttcaatccaaggggctccttcccccagcatatatggtcccagttcgagctggGCTCGCCacttatagcggcggagagcaagcagagagcatCCCCCATCCCTCTCgaagagagcgggtatgcctagtcccttatttaataagaggactcagatttccaattcatccgtttctccgagagtTGCTAGAGTTCTACTGCCTCCAGctacaccacctcacgcctgcctccattctgcatattgcaggcttcgtggccctctgcgaactatttttgggcgttgaggcccatttcgcgctgtggaagaggttgttctgcctcgtgccccgttctcaggaggggtctatttatcaagtgggcggtgtcgtggttctaagcctgacagtagagtggggggtaggtatggagaggcaaggtcctagctatggagaggttgtaagcacaaaggatgtacgagttcaggcccttctcggaagaagtaacagccctacgtctcggagcccggaggcggtcgagtggattatgagtgtatgaactacaaggtgccgaacccttctgcctgtggaggggggtggcttatatagagtgcgccaggaccccagccagcccacgtaggagagggtttaaggtgagttaagtctggggcgttactggtaacgccccacataaaggcctttactatcataaagtctacttgattacaggccgttgcagtgtagagtgcctcttgtcctcctggtggtcgagtgagtcttcgtggtcgagtccttcaggccagtcgagtgaatcctcgttggtcgactggaaggcgacctcttctaaggatgtcctggggtaagttacttggatcaggtccatgaccctaccctaggtacataaccccatcattagcccccgaatggattgaggcttcgagtgaagaaagagttgatgtcgtttccgattaactttTGCGCTCTGGTtgcgcgctgttctggaccaaagaatctcttcgtcgacaggacgcaacttgccttcagtcgactcgatccattctgtttttgcgtcgagtgatctttcaggctctgacgatctccgagcgacgggtcgccggaaacaccgcgcctgacagactgatttgttgctcgcggattccgcgggatgcgaaatttgggggcgcgcgcgaagcggggcggaccgtggcgttcggatgggacggggcatggacgcctcgatctccgcgccgcctttttcgccacgtatcccgtctgcataactgttccagatatgattagatcgaccgggcccacctgtcatccactcggaagggaccttataaatgtgcccggcgaggatttctgtgctgcgccttagcattctccccctctctctgcttccttcctccctgctcagcgtgctcgctctcgcccccgcaccacttcccttcacgcatctcgccggcgaccatggccaaggagaagacggcggcgctggagcgtgcaaagaaggcgtcggcatcggagaaggcgaaggggagatccaccagccgtggagggtcctcgtccagatcccgcctgccgaagggctgggtccaaggagactggatccagtcgaccatcacggagaatgacctcctcgacatggccaacgagggcctgatcccccacggagctgcgaggcttccggggaaggagtggcagccccagccagaagagggtgagtgtgtgcttttggccacccatgttgatcgcgggttttccttgccgccgagtgttttctttcgtggctttttgaacttcttcggagcgcagctccaccactttaccccaaactccattgcctatcttgccgcgttcgtgtccatgtgtgagggtttcttgggctgtcgaccgcactggggtttgttcaaacatatattcacgtgtcgatctcagaccgtgaagaaggcgagcccgggtgatgagagaacccgagtcgtccaaatgtgcggaggcctggggattcaggtgaggaataagagcaccttcccgcccatgacctttcccgagtccgtcagaggctggcagtcgacttggttctactgccaggtccagtcgacgccagggcagtcgagtggactccctccattcaccatggaccgagtgagcaagccttcccctctgaagctgattccggaggagaaagctgacgtgaagatgttgatggagcgcgtggtgcagttggttcgggagggagtgacgggcatggacctcctggaggtgttcctcaggcgtcgcatccagcctctccagttccggagccactgcatgtggttgtactgtgggaccgaagacgagactagagtccatccagaagcagtcgacgacgtcactctggaaagatggatggtagccgtcaccggaaacaaggacaatccacgcggagccagaaggattcctccactcgaccacaacagtgatccaaacaaggtacacttgctctgctctccactgcgccctcgtcatattcatttctgttaaccctgccgactggtcgactgatccttgtctgggcatctgctaggccctcaccgagctgtactcgatgcccaatggggcacaagcttcgactgaggagggcgaggcgagcgggggcgagagccaggaagaggaggaatgggactcggatgttgcagaggatgatgacgacgatgatgatgatgtcggtgatgaagacgacgtcgaggacgaggaagagggggaggaggaggtcgtaccgccgcgctcagaaaggcggtcgaagcttgtccacgacccttcgaccgaacgtggtaagggggttgtgaCCGCCACTcaatcgaccaagcgccctcggaccacctctccggtgccgactgaaaaggcgccgaagcagcccagggcagcctcgtcgaagccgatcaaactcttgccgaagatgaaggtgtccatccccaccatatcagggtaactgtgctgctcatattttcttattctgtgtgaactttatctctggtcgacgctgaagttagtcgactgatcctttggagttgcagtgctgctacttctgagacctcggcccgggctgatgaccacgagatggaggatgcagcaacttcgaacccaggtactgtattcttaacaccattcttagtcgactgactcgcgatctctgatcctgattcttctccgcagctccacccaacactgttatcaatctccctgacgacgacgaggatgaagaaccactgacacgcaggaggagtcggaaagcgtccgccagtaaggtgcctcaggatgtgacggcgcctgagattctgactgtggaggaagagaacaccactcgacacacggtgtccttcgcaaatccactgacgagtgctcagcagccttccctcttcacgacgcaccacgtccccgaggaccaagctggcgcagcgaaggaagcaatacgccaggcgggactcatgatggagcagctgaagaccatccgggacgcgagccaggcagcttatgacgccagttctgccctccaaagcaatgtccaggtcagtcgaccgctgtttgttctattggatatgctaccaaaaacttttcttttccggaatttatagtagtcacccactgggtgtgtcgaactccgtgttagcgggggcacgctgagtgcacccgctgggtgtagtccccaaggctaaggtcgactgctggcagtcggccttaggctttacgatgtcaatctttctgtcagtcgactggtcgactggatttcacaaaccggtgggggcacgctgagtgcacccactgggtgtagtccccaaggctaaggtcgactgctggcagtcggccttaggctttatgatgtcaatctttctgtcagtcgactggtcgactggatttgtagtccccgagactgtggtcgactgcttgcagttgatcacagtcttagagaatgcatctcttttttttttgaggtcgactggtcgactttgtcttcatcgggattagtgggggcacgctgagtgcacccactgggtgtagtccccgagactacggtcgaatgcttgtatttggctgtagtcttagaaacgtgtgtttttccctttttcactcggaagtgaattatatttgacatttagtcgattggttcttcgcagaactcctgtgatcttgtggctcgctactcagagctggaacaaaaacatactcaagtcgagctgagcttgaagctggttcaggagaagctgacaaaggcaaaggaggagaccgaaggtatgtttggtgagaccctgacgactgcttttccccttgcttgtttcaaaatctgatcttgctgtaacttgcaggtaaggtaagggaggcccagcagaagaaagaccttgagctagctgagaagatcaagcttgctgacgagaagttagcttcagtcaccaaactcgaacaagacaataccaatctgaaagctgctcttgggattgccaacaaggaggtcagtcgactgaaaactgataaagctgctctgaccgaccaagtcagcaaattgactgagaagaaaactgaactggaggccttcctgagtggccttgccaagaagctgtttcttatgcttgaaggtaaacctccatgtttggcaaatatttccaattgtggctttttccattcgactatccccttgacttagtgatcatctttgcagaattttgtcaaaactttgaagaagaaaccagccgacttgagccaaacctcgaccccgtcaattctccggtgaacgacgaagttgccatggatgttttccgactggagtctcgtgttgcagctgtcgtggactatctcgcaaggctgaaggccgccacatctcgcatcgactcgacgctctggcctgaggagacacttcagaatgaccttgagtcgctgatggcccgcttgaacacgattcctggtcgagtgcaggagtggaagaagtcctcggctcggtgtggtgcagatgtcgctctgtgtctggcccgagtccactgcaaagatgtgcgagaagagaagctggcggcccttcgggtggccaataccaagaagcacgacttcaggtcctttatggaaactttccttgcagctgccactcggatcgccgacgggattgaccttgatgaatttgttgcaccttccagccctccacaggaggggtaaaaaacttcttctggctcgacgctttaaatttgcctcggtatgccgagtggaattgtaaccgacaaaccttaacaggcttgacgcctgagcactttcggttcctttagatgtcgattcaaacttggatttggtgcttgaatacgattgccttcggttcggaatgtcttttgcaggttcaaagcaaggtgcctgtactgcaatcgacttattctttagtacactcaggcgagcactgggctgcagctaagccctcgagtgagagggttgctcttcactcggtaggatttttataccttaggcgag contains:
- the LOC119281578 gene encoding nucleolin-like yields the protein MSPTEWWFQFGGEVPNLQKCALRIVSQCVSSSGCERNWSAFALVHTKQRNRLLYGKLHKLVSVRYNLKIRAEEEEDPVRENDKQKEVDACAMMMDTTMFDATNPMMEWLNEDEEHAILDGVDAASVVFEKIRLLNSSRKVSRLARKDNGRKRKRVEEEEDDYHDSEDDDEENEELDLEIDDDDDSHDDGASQSDGGDSPMQVEKDLTSQVGNNVEVTSDGSLVNRRSERVRQAKKVKEVTSLYN
- the LOC119281579 gene encoding uncharacterized protein LOC119281579 yields the protein MEGFCFGVDSVCCSLLIEPLHCSTFRFEFVVAALEPRRGPPPRTSPRSSIVSSTAPRDERKDQDDVAVAAPGARAASGAASAAAGPPRLRPPRPGARRRRSTRRPCPRATTLTRPSATSTTALPTSSPGCSSRAWSTCARATRPRSRSPPSEAIARRVFPHDSSPEYLAIPHKHYACRVRNRLRCEVQVPLRKVLELPVVYMSACKWDELPYARVASTAMRQYKEASWMVLLSSDHGVGDGGRKPGGLAEKEGEDVGIEEGSYAYCSFQGK